The proteins below come from a single Erythrobacter sp. SG61-1L genomic window:
- a CDS encoding SPOR domain-containing protein, translating into MNRTAKTIGPREARLLGLALTTALAGVTLTGCASSAPPANLSASKAEAALAKGKYETAVQHAEAAVLAEPRNAQFRSTLGSAYLETGRFASAATSFDDAMKLGDNSPRTALSLALALAADGKGAQASALLKSYEGDIAAGDLGLAYSLAGQPERGIHVLSNALRNGENTAKVRQNLAYSYALAGRWREARLTAQQDLGTEKVGDRMAEWAASVHPNAYRQRVAMLLQVAPAMSDPGQPVQLALANFPTTEQLASEAIAVPAPVAEPEQSAVALGNEVQGNYELPPIGDAPEPAFTAPAYKAPSPQRVSDFQAAFSGNDTASTGKVALDSRSFVAPAPKPAKVAAAKSAPAKAASRVAAADGTHLVQLGSFSSEQGARRAWGIYVKRYPELANHEMVLTEARVNGRNYWRVAAGGYSAGSSRSMCGKVSKAGGDGCIAYAQGRPLPGTVDDGRRLASR; encoded by the coding sequence ATGAACCGCACCGCCAAGACGATCGGACCCAGGGAAGCAAGGCTGCTAGGCCTCGCCCTGACCACCGCGCTCGCCGGCGTAACGCTGACGGGCTGCGCATCTTCCGCACCGCCAGCCAATCTCTCGGCGTCCAAGGCTGAGGCCGCGCTGGCCAAGGGCAAGTATGAAACCGCCGTGCAGCACGCGGAAGCCGCCGTGCTGGCCGAACCGCGCAACGCGCAGTTCCGCTCGACGCTGGGTTCCGCTTATCTCGAAACCGGCCGCTTCGCTTCGGCAGCGACCTCTTTCGACGATGCGATGAAGCTGGGCGACAACTCGCCCCGCACTGCGCTCAGCCTGGCCCTTGCCCTTGCGGCAGACGGCAAGGGCGCGCAGGCATCCGCGCTGCTCAAATCCTATGAAGGCGATATTGCCGCAGGCGATCTGGGCCTTGCCTATTCGCTTGCCGGCCAGCCCGAACGCGGCATCCACGTGCTGTCCAATGCCCTGCGCAATGGCGAGAACACCGCCAAGGTGCGCCAGAACCTGGCCTATTCCTATGCGCTGGCTGGCCGTTGGCGCGAGGCCCGCCTGACGGCACAGCAGGATCTCGGCACGGAGAAAGTGGGCGACCGGATGGCCGAATGGGCCGCAAGCGTTCACCCCAACGCCTACCGCCAGCGGGTCGCCATGCTGCTGCAGGTGGCCCCGGCGATGAGTGATCCCGGCCAGCCGGTCCAGCTTGCCCTCGCCAATTTCCCGACCACGGAACAGCTCGCCAGCGAAGCAATTGCCGTGCCTGCCCCTGTGGCGGAGCCGGAACAGTCCGCCGTTGCGCTGGGCAATGAAGTGCAGGGCAATTACGAATTGCCGCCCATCGGCGATGCACCGGAACCGGCCTTCACTGCCCCTGCCTACAAGGCGCCCAGCCCGCAGCGCGTCAGCGACTTTCAGGCTGCTTTCTCGGGCAACGATACTGCTTCCACCGGCAAGGTCGCGCTCGATTCGCGCAGCTTCGTCGCGCCCGCTCCGAAGCCTGCCAAGGTTGCCGCAGCAAAGAGCGCGCCGGCCAAGGCGGCCAGCCGCGTTGCTGCCGCAGACGGCACGCATCTGGTCCAGCTCGGCTCGTTCTCCAGCGAACAGGGCGCACGCCGCGCATGGGGTATTTACGTGAAGCGCTATCCGGAACTGGCGAACCACGAAATGGTGCTGACCGAGGCCCGCGTGAACGGGCGGAATTACTGGCGTGTCGCCGCCGGCGGCTATTCGGCCGGCAGTTCGCGCTCCATGTGCGGCAAGGTCAGCAAGGCAGGCGGCGATGGCTGCATTGCCTATGCTCAGGGCCGCCCGCTGCCGGGCACTGTCGATGATGGACGGCGCCTCGCCAGCCGCTGA
- a CDS encoding ParA family protein — translation MRVLALASQKGGSGKTTLSGHLAVQAQRAGAGPVVLIDIDPQGSLADWWNEREAEYPAFAQTTVARLANDLATLRQQGFKLAVIDTPPAITMAIQSVISVAELIVVPTRPSPHDLRAVGATVDLCERAGKPLIFVVNAATPKAKITSEAAVALSQHGTVAPITLHHRTDFAASMIDGRTVMEVDPSGKSAHEIAALWNYISDRLEKNFRRTVFAAPGVAQVSGMYRPAGGFGRRVAQN, via the coding sequence TTGCGCGTATTGGCATTGGCATCGCAGAAAGGTGGTTCTGGCAAGACCACCCTGTCTGGACACCTCGCCGTGCAGGCCCAGCGTGCCGGCGCAGGCCCCGTGGTGCTTATCGACATCGACCCGCAAGGCTCGCTTGCCGACTGGTGGAACGAGCGCGAGGCCGAATATCCCGCCTTTGCCCAGACGACTGTCGCCCGCCTGGCGAACGATCTGGCGACTCTGCGCCAGCAGGGCTTCAAGCTGGCCGTAATCGACACCCCGCCTGCAATCACCATGGCGATCCAGTCAGTGATCTCGGTCGCCGAACTGATCGTGGTTCCCACCCGCCCCAGCCCGCACGATCTGCGGGCCGTCGGCGCGACAGTGGATTTGTGCGAGCGCGCGGGCAAGCCGCTGATCTTCGTGGTCAATGCCGCGACGCCCAAGGCCAAGATCACGTCCGAAGCCGCCGTTGCCCTGTCGCAGCACGGCACGGTCGCCCCGATCACCCTGCACCATCGCACCGATTTCGCCGCCTCGATGATCGACGGGCGCACGGTGATGGAAGTCGATCCCTCGGGCAAATCCGCCCACGAGATCGCCGCGCTGTGGAATTACATCTCCGACCGCCTGGAAAAGAACTTCCGCCGCACCGTCTTCGCCGCTCCCGGCGTGGCTCAGGTGTCCGGAATGTATCGTCCTGCTGGCGGGTTCGGCCGCCGGGTGGCCCAGAATTGA